The following coding sequences are from one Pusillimonas sp. DMV24BSW_D window:
- a CDS encoding GntR family transcriptional regulator, with protein sequence MSTIAKLDPSQTLSNSIAEKLRENIVSGKMIPGSKLRLDELRGVFGVSLSPLREALSRLCAEGYVAAEGQRGYKVAPTSPANLTEITRLRCEMESFALRESIRLGDDEWEGDVIAALHRLNKIERVHIDGDQMKQWESAHAAFHRKLVAACNLPLLLHFCNTLHDLNDRYRRIFLKNTTIDRDVRQEHEALCHATITRNADEACALLRNHIERTSAYALNALNQQIAQTHKDKAAC encoded by the coding sequence ATGTCTACGATCGCAAAGCTTGATCCATCTCAAACCTTGTCAAACTCTATCGCTGAAAAACTGCGCGAGAACATCGTCAGCGGCAAGATGATTCCGGGGTCGAAATTGCGCCTGGATGAACTGCGCGGCGTGTTCGGGGTAAGTCTAAGCCCTTTAAGAGAAGCGCTGTCGAGATTATGTGCTGAGGGTTATGTGGCGGCGGAAGGCCAACGTGGATATAAAGTGGCTCCCACCTCACCCGCAAACCTAACCGAAATTACCCGCCTGCGTTGTGAGATGGAAAGTTTCGCCTTACGCGAGTCGATTCGCCTGGGCGACGACGAATGGGAAGGCGACGTAATCGCCGCCCTGCATCGACTAAACAAGATTGAACGCGTCCATATCGACGGCGATCAAATGAAACAATGGGAATCAGCGCATGCCGCGTTCCACCGGAAATTGGTGGCGGCGTGCAATTTGCCCTTGCTATTGCATTTCTGTAATACCCTGCACGACCTGAACGATCGCTATCGCCGTATTTTTTTGAAGAACACAACAATTGACCGCGATGTTCGCCAGGAGCATGAAGCGCTTTGCCACGCAACTATCACGCGCAACGCAGATGAAGCCTGCGCTTTATTGCGCAATCACATTGAGCGTACATCGGCTTACGCGCTGAATGCGCTGAACCAGCAGATTGCGCAAACGCATAAAGATAAAGCGGCTTGTTGA
- a CDS encoding RidA family protein — protein MPKEIIHSQSAPTTGFTNQNTPSPLAQAIRAGDFLYVSGQGPLNPETKEVVSEDIREQTVQVLTNLRSVLEAGGATMAQVVNMRVCLRDVADFPAFNETFREFMQGEKTTRTCTGGTPHRKGVNIEVDCVAYLG, from the coding sequence ATGCCGAAAGAGATTATTCATAGCCAGTCTGCACCCACGACGGGTTTTACCAATCAGAACACGCCTTCTCCTTTGGCGCAGGCAATTCGTGCCGGTGATTTTCTTTATGTGTCCGGGCAGGGCCCGTTGAACCCTGAAACCAAAGAAGTGGTGTCGGAAGATATTCGTGAACAAACCGTTCAAGTGTTAACCAACCTGCGTTCCGTCTTGGAAGCGGGTGGCGCGACAATGGCTCAGGTGGTGAATATGCGCGTGTGTTTGCGTGATGTGGCCGATTTCCCGGCTTTTAATGAAACGTTTCGCGAGTTTATGCAGGGAGAAAAAACCACACGTACTTGTACAGGTGGGACCCCGCATCGCAAGGGTGTGAATATTGAGGTGGACTGCGTTGCTTATCTGGGTTAA
- a CDS encoding carboxymuconolactone decarboxylase family protein produces the protein MLPPRIDKEIVRHSIGEYADKKVSVEERGKIYEELLGFVPPRIEARLHVTGALDPEIVDMQERIREHAMYPKCFDVKTAQLMLFGMLLMDGSDASVLHGIAARKAGASWEEMQAVVNLCFLFRGMSAANRGAEQLASIAKREAAAAEK, from the coding sequence ATGCTTCCCCCACGTATAGACAAAGAAATTGTGCGTCACTCTATTGGTGAATACGCCGATAAGAAAGTAAGCGTCGAGGAGCGCGGCAAGATTTATGAAGAACTTCTGGGATTCGTGCCGCCACGCATTGAAGCGCGCCTGCATGTTACCGGCGCTCTTGATCCTGAAATTGTGGACATGCAGGAACGCATTCGCGAACATGCCATGTACCCAAAATGCTTCGATGTTAAAACGGCGCAGCTGATGCTTTTTGGCATGTTGCTCATGGACGGCAGCGATGCTTCGGTACTGCACGGTATTGCCGCGCGCAAGGCGGGGGCAAGCTGGGAGGAAATGCAAGCGGTTGTGAATCTGTGTTTCCTCTTCCGCGGGATGTCTGCGGCGAATCGCGGCGCGGAACAACTGGCCAGTATCGCCAAGCGCGAGGCCGCTGCTGCTGAAAAATAA
- a CDS encoding LysR family transcriptional regulator codes for MLPAPKHLRAFHAICKEGSMKRAGDVLRRSRSSVSHAIDELESEIGFSLFERNAHGMLLTEFGNILYRRVDFAFQEMAVARRSLETLHANQMLSPNAPIFSLAVSQQRINIFLAFAQLRHMSAAARELGVSQPAVSMALRDLEQSIGVPLYEQVAGTFRFTRSGDILLNHLKRALVQLRLARVEMNRVKGQFEGSIAVGALPFGGASILPPAISRLLASYPQLKISTHEGSFDTLVAGLWCGDLDLVVGALQPLEQHAGLVSERLFDDPIVVVARADHPLAQQRNVTLEDVVKAGWVLPAGGTPTREALFSALQQKGVNCPKVSVESSDASTIRGLLLESNLISAGARRLFHHDLQSGALVRLADDYPIAQRSIGILTRTQAHSSPLAQLLMDEIRLIAQSVS; via the coding sequence ATGCTTCCGGCCCCAAAACATCTTCGGGCGTTTCACGCCATTTGCAAAGAGGGCAGCATGAAAAGAGCGGGAGACGTTCTGCGTCGTTCCCGCTCTTCCGTTTCTCATGCCATCGACGAATTGGAGTCGGAAATTGGCTTCAGTCTTTTCGAGCGCAATGCGCATGGCATGTTGCTAACGGAATTCGGCAATATCCTGTATCGGCGTGTTGATTTTGCTTTTCAGGAAATGGCAGTAGCACGCCGCAGCCTTGAGACACTTCATGCAAACCAGATGTTGTCACCCAATGCGCCTATTTTCTCGCTGGCGGTAAGTCAACAACGTATCAATATTTTTCTTGCTTTTGCGCAGCTACGCCATATGAGTGCAGCGGCCCGGGAGCTTGGTGTTTCGCAGCCCGCTGTCAGCATGGCGTTGCGTGACCTTGAGCAAAGCATTGGCGTTCCTTTGTATGAGCAGGTTGCCGGAACGTTTCGCTTTACTCGTTCCGGTGATATTTTGTTGAACCACCTTAAACGGGCTTTGGTTCAGTTACGGCTTGCCCGGGTTGAAATGAATCGCGTAAAGGGGCAATTCGAGGGAAGTATTGCGGTGGGTGCCTTGCCGTTTGGCGGCGCCAGCATTCTACCCCCGGCTATTTCGCGTTTGTTGGCTTCTTATCCGCAATTAAAAATTTCAACGCATGAAGGCTCGTTCGATACGCTGGTAGCGGGTTTGTGGTGCGGTGACCTGGATTTGGTTGTGGGCGCGCTTCAACCCCTGGAGCAGCATGCCGGCCTGGTCAGTGAACGTTTGTTCGACGATCCGATTGTGGTCGTTGCGCGTGCCGATCACCCTTTGGCACAACAGCGCAATGTGACGTTGGAAGATGTCGTTAAAGCGGGCTGGGTATTGCCTGCCGGAGGGACTCCGACACGCGAAGCATTGTTTTCCGCCCTTCAGCAAAAGGGCGTTAATTGTCCCAAGGTATCGGTTGAGTCGTCCGATGCCTCCACGATTCGTGGGTTGTTGTTGGAAAGCAATCTCATCAGCGCCGGTGCCAGGCGTTTATTTCACCACGACTTGCAATCGGGTGCGCTGGTTCGTTTGGCTGATGATTATCCTATTGCCCAGCGATCGATTGGCATTCTTACTCGAACGCAAGCGCATTCGTCACCGCTTGCGCAACTATTGATGGATGAAATTCGTCTTATCGCGCAATCGGTTTCATGA
- a CDS encoding 2-hydroxymuconate tautomerase family protein encodes MACLPLRSACFGCSPINKDLNMPIARLSIMEGRSDEDVAKLIAAVTEAIHASLDAPHQNIRVLVDEVPRTHWGIAGVSAAERGER; translated from the coding sequence TTGGCTTGCCTTCCATTACGCTCGGCCTGCTTTGGCTGTTCCCCAATTAATAAGGATTTGAACATGCCTATTGCCAGACTCTCCATTATGGAAGGCCGCAGCGACGAAGACGTTGCCAAGCTGATTGCCGCGGTTACTGAAGCGATACATGCGTCTTTGGATGCGCCTCATCAGAACATTCGTGTTTTGGTTGATGAGGTTCCGCGCACCCATTGGGGGATTGCCGGTGTTTCTGCGGCAGAGCGCGGGGAGCGCTAG
- a CDS encoding TRAP transporter large permease — protein sequence MTSVQIGLAMLAFMMVLLALRVHIGISMFLAGAIGYVWITGLDPLLSVLKHAPFSRFSLYDLSVVPLFLLMGQFATHGGLSRALFKAANSFIGHWRGGMAMAGVGACASFGAICGSSLATAATMTQVVLPELRRHQYAPSLAAGSIAAGGTLGILIPPSVPLVIYAIMAQQNIAKLFMAALIPGILAAIGYMIVIGIVVRRNPGVGGPGVQPHTWRERMQTLAKTWPVVLIFLVVIGGIYGGIFTPTEAAAVGVLATGAVAWKSGGLKNGGLTDSIAGTAKGTGMIFLILIGADMLNSLMAVSQIPNVTSDWVQTLGIHPIGVMLVLILIYVLLGCVMDSLSMILITIPIFLPIVMGLEFYGLAPDEKAIWFGVIALVAMEMGLITPPVGMNVYIINGIAKDVPMATIFKGVVPFIMSDLVRLALMVGLPSITLGLLWLFPN from the coding sequence ATGACTAGTGTTCAAATTGGGCTGGCAATGCTGGCCTTTATGATGGTGCTGCTCGCACTGCGGGTTCATATTGGTATTTCCATGTTTCTGGCCGGTGCGATCGGTTATGTGTGGATAACCGGGCTTGATCCGCTGTTGTCGGTCCTTAAGCATGCGCCATTCTCCCGGTTTTCTCTGTACGACCTGTCGGTTGTGCCGTTGTTCCTGCTGATGGGGCAGTTTGCCACGCATGGTGGTTTGTCTCGCGCGTTGTTTAAAGCGGCAAACTCGTTCATCGGGCATTGGCGTGGCGGTATGGCGATGGCCGGCGTGGGTGCGTGTGCAAGTTTCGGCGCTATTTGCGGTTCGTCGCTGGCAACGGCGGCAACCATGACTCAGGTCGTGTTGCCGGAATTGCGTCGTCACCAGTATGCCCCTTCTTTGGCAGCGGGCTCTATTGCGGCAGGCGGTACCTTGGGAATTTTGATTCCCCCGTCGGTGCCGTTGGTTATTTATGCCATTATGGCGCAGCAAAACATCGCCAAGCTGTTTATGGCGGCGCTGATTCCAGGCATTCTTGCGGCGATCGGTTACATGATTGTTATCGGCATCGTGGTGCGCCGCAATCCCGGCGTGGGCGGGCCCGGCGTTCAACCGCACACGTGGCGCGAGCGTATGCAAACGCTGGCTAAAACGTGGCCGGTGGTGCTTATTTTCCTCGTGGTGATTGGCGGTATTTATGGGGGCATCTTTACGCCTACCGAAGCAGCCGCTGTGGGCGTGTTGGCCACAGGAGCTGTGGCATGGAAGTCCGGTGGGCTGAAAAACGGCGGCTTAACAGACAGCATTGCCGGAACGGCCAAAGGCACGGGTATGATCTTTTTGATCTTGATCGGTGCCGACATGCTGAATTCCCTGATGGCGGTCAGCCAGATTCCCAACGTCACCTCCGACTGGGTTCAAACACTGGGCATTCACCCTATCGGCGTGATGCTGGTGCTGATCCTTATCTACGTGCTGTTGGGTTGCGTGATGGACAGCCTGTCCATGATTCTGATCACTATTCCGATTTTCCTGCCTATCGTGATGGGGCTCGAATTTTACGGTTTGGCGCCCGATGAAAAAGCCATCTGGTTTGGGGTGATTGCGCTGGTTGCCATGGAAATGGGGCTGATAACGCCACCGGTGGGTATGAATGTTTACATTATTAACGGCATTGCCAAAGACGTCCCCATGGCAACAATTTTCAAGGGGGTTGTGCCATTTATTATGTCCGACCTGGTTCGTTTGGCCCTGATGGTTGGCTTGCCTTCCATTACGCTCGGCCTGCTTTGGCTGTTCCCCAATTAA
- a CDS encoding TRAP transporter small permease: MSVPIISQVRKYVEGFCAVLAGVGFFLFIGEALLSVTSIIGRNVIDYGVPGDYELVQLITAVAIAMCLPYCEFKRGHVFVDFFTLWASDKLKRILDAFAALILAVVAFLIAWRTYVGMFEIRDYAETTMVLNVPVWWAYIALPICFSLLGIAALFNFHLECTKRNS; the protein is encoded by the coding sequence ATGAGTGTTCCAATCATTTCGCAAGTACGTAAGTACGTAGAAGGCTTTTGTGCTGTACTCGCGGGGGTGGGCTTCTTCCTGTTCATAGGGGAAGCCCTTCTTTCCGTTACAAGCATTATTGGCCGTAACGTAATCGACTACGGTGTGCCCGGCGATTATGAACTCGTGCAGTTGATTACCGCAGTCGCCATTGCCATGTGCCTCCCCTATTGTGAATTCAAGCGCGGGCATGTGTTCGTTGATTTCTTTACTTTATGGGCATCCGACAAGCTTAAGCGCATTCTCGACGCGTTTGCGGCGCTTATCCTCGCCGTTGTCGCCTTTCTCATTGCCTGGCGTACTTACGTCGGCATGTTTGAAATTCGCGATTACGCTGAAACCACAATGGTATTGAATGTGCCGGTTTGGTGGGCATACATTGCTTTACCTATTTGCTTTTCTCTGTTGGGCATTGCCGCGTTATTCAATTTTCATCTCGAATGCACAAAGCGTAACTCATGA
- a CDS encoding TRAP transporter substrate-binding protein, with product MKNIISRTLLSLLVAGGFAAQANAAEKVTLKVAHFLPTASIAHWDMIEPWCEKINKESEGRLECQIYPAMQLGGTPPQLLTQARDGVADIVWTLPGYTPGRFPVSEVFELPFFAPDHQQTTRALWDFSEKHAFKSEFAGLKPIGIWVNGPNYFHLRDKEVKTVEGLQGLKIRAASRMSNNFLAAVGANAMGMPLPQAVEGISKGVLDGLMVPWEVVPAVKLDELTKYHAEIKDEQGNGMATSTMIYVMNKAKYDSLPDDLKKVIDNNSGADTSAWIASRFEAADVKGREAAEKAGGVVYSWSPEEVNKLKGASSQVAQQWIDDMTSKGMNGQALYDDARALVEKYNKK from the coding sequence ATGAAGAACATCATTAGTCGCACATTATTGAGCTTGTTGGTTGCAGGTGGTTTTGCCGCCCAAGCCAATGCAGCAGAAAAAGTAACTCTTAAAGTTGCGCACTTCCTGCCGACTGCATCGATCGCCCATTGGGACATGATCGAGCCTTGGTGCGAGAAGATCAACAAAGAATCTGAAGGTCGTCTCGAATGCCAGATCTATCCCGCGATGCAGTTGGGTGGTACGCCTCCCCAATTGCTGACCCAGGCGCGCGACGGTGTGGCGGATATCGTTTGGACACTGCCAGGCTACACGCCGGGTCGTTTCCCCGTTTCTGAAGTGTTTGAGCTGCCGTTCTTCGCGCCCGATCACCAACAGACAACGCGCGCTTTGTGGGACTTCTCTGAAAAGCATGCATTCAAAAGCGAGTTTGCAGGCCTGAAGCCTATTGGTATTTGGGTTAATGGTCCTAACTATTTCCACTTGCGCGACAAGGAAGTTAAAACGGTTGAAGGTTTGCAAGGCCTGAAAATCCGTGCAGCTTCGCGTATGAGCAATAACTTTCTCGCCGCTGTCGGCGCCAATGCCATGGGCATGCCGTTGCCACAGGCTGTTGAAGGTATTTCCAAAGGCGTACTCGATGGCCTGATGGTGCCTTGGGAAGTTGTGCCCGCTGTGAAGCTCGACGAACTCACCAAGTATCACGCCGAGATCAAAGACGAGCAGGGTAACGGCATGGCGACATCAACCATGATTTACGTTATGAACAAGGCCAAGTACGACAGCCTGCCCGATGACCTCAAAAAAGTCATCGATAATAATAGCGGTGCCGATACTTCCGCCTGGATCGCCAGTCGTTTCGAAGCGGCCGATGTAAAAGGTCGTGAAGCAGCCGAGAAAGCCGGTGGTGTTGTTTACTCTTGGTCTCCAGAGGAAGTGAACAAGCTTAAAGGCGCCTCTTCTCAAGTCGCACAGCAGTGGATTGACGACATGACCAGCAAAGGCATGAACGGCCAGGCCCTGTATGACGATGCGCGCGCATTGGTGGAAAAATACAATAAAAAATGA
- a CDS encoding MBL fold metallo-hydrolase — protein MTSGFDINCCGHGLQLGKVEITRVQDYYGPGFISNFMFPEVRPEMFEAHKDWLVPTFYNPESDKITSTIHSWLVRTEHHTILIDGCVGNHKERPHNERFNMRNEPWLERLARAGARPEEVDFVMCTHLHADHVGWNTRLVDGRWVPTFPNAKYIFSRKEFERWDTRRPDYVHTTAEENVFEDSILPIAEAGQMLLVEDGYTVDDLLTVESAIGHTPGHAKIRLKDQHHHALFCGDVIHHPIQLPYPEVWSRFDDDRVKALETRLAVLNECVDHNILMLPMHFAEPFVCRIKHNPERTGHPSFLPIWGP, from the coding sequence ATGACATCAGGGTTTGACATTAATTGCTGTGGCCATGGGCTGCAATTAGGCAAAGTGGAAATCACCCGTGTTCAAGACTATTACGGCCCCGGTTTTATCAGCAATTTCATGTTCCCCGAAGTCCGCCCTGAAATGTTCGAAGCGCATAAAGATTGGCTGGTACCCACTTTCTACAACCCGGAATCCGACAAGATTACATCCACTATTCACAGTTGGCTGGTTCGCACTGAACATCACACTATCTTGATTGACGGCTGCGTGGGCAACCACAAAGAGCGCCCGCACAACGAGCGGTTCAACATGCGTAACGAACCCTGGCTGGAGCGCCTGGCACGCGCCGGGGCGCGGCCCGAAGAGGTGGATTTCGTGATGTGCACTCACCTTCACGCCGATCACGTCGGCTGGAACACTCGTCTGGTTGATGGCCGCTGGGTTCCCACCTTCCCCAACGCAAAGTACATTTTTTCACGCAAAGAATTCGAGCGCTGGGATACACGGCGCCCCGACTATGTGCATACCACGGCTGAAGAAAATGTTTTTGAGGACAGCATTCTGCCGATTGCTGAAGCCGGACAAATGCTGTTAGTGGAGGACGGCTACACCGTTGATGACTTGCTTACCGTGGAAAGCGCCATTGGCCACACCCCCGGCCACGCGAAAATCCGGTTGAAAGACCAGCACCACCATGCACTGTTTTGCGGCGACGTGATTCACCACCCCATTCAACTACCTTACCCGGAAGTTTGGTCACGCTTCGATGATGACCGCGTGAAAGCACTGGAAACCCGACTCGCCGTTCTAAATGAATGTGTTGATCACAATATCCTGATGCTGCCGATGCACTTTGCCGAACCATTTGTATGCAGAATCAAACACAACCCGGAACGCACCGGCCACCCCTCCTTCCTGCCTATTTGGGGGCCATAA
- a CDS encoding cysteine hydrolase family protein, whose translation MSLLEAQVHPESTALLVVDMQNDFCAEGGYLHRDRGYNVGFAPALADRIQGLIEVARTVGMPVVWIRSVYDFKYLNEPYRVKRRDEGCCLEGTWGVEFFRLRPEPGEPIVTKHHYSAFFETDLHAQLQLLGVKTLVVTGVATNVCVDSTLREGFFRGYYIVVPEDCVNSNSKAGHEGTLATVRNNIGIVCPSDDIVQLLMAPK comes from the coding sequence GTGTCATTGCTTGAAGCGCAGGTTCATCCCGAGTCGACGGCGTTGCTGGTCGTGGATATGCAGAATGATTTCTGCGCAGAAGGTGGTTATTTGCACCGCGACAGGGGTTACAACGTGGGTTTTGCGCCTGCGTTGGCCGATCGCATTCAAGGTTTAATAGAGGTCGCCCGCACGGTCGGCATGCCGGTGGTTTGGATTCGTTCGGTTTACGACTTCAAATACCTGAATGAACCCTATCGGGTGAAGCGGCGAGACGAGGGGTGTTGCCTTGAGGGCACCTGGGGTGTCGAATTCTTCCGTTTGCGGCCCGAGCCAGGTGAGCCGATTGTTACCAAACACCATTACAGCGCTTTTTTTGAAACCGACCTGCATGCTCAATTGCAGTTGCTTGGGGTGAAGACATTGGTCGTCACAGGCGTTGCCACCAACGTCTGTGTCGACTCAACGTTACGCGAAGGTTTTTTTCGTGGTTACTATATTGTGGTGCCGGAAGATTGCGTGAACAGTAACAGCAAAGCGGGCCACGAGGGTACGCTGGCGACGGTACGTAACAATATTGGTATTGTTTGCCCGTCGGACGACATTGTTCAACTACTTATGGCCCCCAAATAG
- a CDS encoding 3-hydroxyanthranilate 3,4-dioxygenase encodes MVVLDKFEMPNIDLDGIVKHLKETGKYTHQLWLNDESLAFIARGRTYRSEFHINPSYEIQFSLIGDLDLHYRTPEGETKIAHVPQGSVLYQEPFVPHSPRFAPDAFQFIIERARKPGEIDRFHWFCPECDNFLHEETYVVDDYRKDPVGRAYDNYYTSLEFRTCKKCGTVAPGRD; translated from the coding sequence ATGGTTGTATTAGATAAATTTGAAATGCCGAATATCGATCTCGACGGGATCGTTAAGCACCTTAAAGAAACCGGTAAATATACTCATCAGCTGTGGCTGAATGATGAATCGTTGGCATTTATCGCTCGCGGGCGCACATATCGTAGCGAGTTTCACATTAATCCCAGCTATGAAATTCAGTTTTCCTTAATTGGGGATCTTGACCTGCACTACCGCACGCCCGAGGGTGAAACGAAAATTGCGCATGTGCCGCAGGGGTCGGTGTTGTATCAAGAGCCCTTTGTGCCGCATTCGCCGCGTTTTGCGCCGGATGCTTTCCAGTTCATTATCGAGCGTGCGCGAAAGCCGGGCGAAATAGATCGCTTCCATTGGTTCTGTCCGGAATGTGATAACTTTTTGCATGAAGAAACCTATGTAGTCGACGATTACCGTAAAGATCCGGTTGGTCGTGCTTACGACAACTACTACACCTCGCTGGAGTTTCGCACGTGTAAGAAGTGCGGCACCGTCGCACCTGGGCGCGACTAG
- a CDS encoding ion transporter gives MNATSLSLQQRTRKLVEHPRFTGTILTLIILTAIILGMETSPTIVAQWGPTLGLINNLFLAVFVVELVLRIYAWRTRFFVDPWSLFDLIVVGISLVPASGPLAILRALRVLRVLRLVSAVPAMRKVVAALLGALPGLGSIVVLLLLIYYVAAVIATNIFGDNFPDWFGTLGRSFYTLFQIMTLESWSMGISRPVMDTFPWAWAFFIPFILIATFTMLNLFIAIIVNTMQTFHEAEQAEQQWEKDRLEQADKDYLHDQLERIQKQLDQLSRNLEKS, from the coding sequence ATGAATGCCACGTCACTTTCATTGCAACAACGCACCCGAAAGCTGGTAGAACACCCCCGCTTTACCGGCACCATTCTTACCTTGATTATTCTAACGGCGATCATTCTGGGCATGGAAACATCGCCCACCATTGTTGCCCAATGGGGGCCGACCCTTGGCTTGATTAACAATCTGTTTCTGGCGGTGTTTGTCGTTGAGCTTGTGCTGCGCATCTACGCCTGGCGCACGCGCTTTTTTGTCGACCCATGGAGTCTGTTCGACCTGATTGTGGTCGGCATCTCGCTGGTGCCGGCCTCGGGGCCGCTGGCCATTCTGCGTGCCCTTAGGGTGTTACGGGTATTGCGCCTGGTTTCAGCGGTGCCCGCCATGCGCAAAGTCGTAGCGGCCTTGCTGGGCGCGTTACCCGGCTTGGGGTCGATTGTGGTGTTGCTGTTGCTTATTTATTATGTTGCTGCGGTAATCGCCACCAATATTTTCGGTGACAACTTTCCCGATTGGTTCGGCACCCTGGGGCGTTCTTTCTATACCCTGTTCCAGATCATGACGCTGGAAAGCTGGTCAATGGGCATATCGCGCCCGGTGATGGATACGTTTCCCTGGGCCTGGGCCTTTTTCATCCCCTTTATCTTGATTGCAACGTTCACCATGTTGAACCTGTTCATCGCCATTATTGTGAATACCATGCAAACCTTTCACGAAGCCGAACAAGCAGAGCAGCAATGGGAGAAAGACCGTCTGGAACAAGCCGACAAGGATTATCTGCACGACCAGCTTGAACGCATTCAAAAACAACTTGATCAACTCAGCAGGAATCTGGAAAAATCATAA
- a CDS encoding aminomethyltransferase family protein: MIPSVADMRKTPPGYFSVRFGLPEYTDWLDESMSWKKTASIGDWSFLWQRRIVGKDALRLLSDVSVNSLAKFAVGQAKHLIHTNKDGKVIHEGVLSRLGEEEFMLHGRGGFWVDYNLRHGSYDAETIPDDWFIYQVAGPNSLAILEKVAKGNLRDIKFMHQGQIEICGHKIWALRQGMSGEIGFELQGPKEWGPEIMETIQKAGEEFGLRRIGGRVSSINHLEACFPTIVVDYLPAIFSEDMIDYANEFRAAMPAFATTFNVAGSFDGKHVSDYYRSPVELGWSRNIKFDHDFIGREALEKEVANPRRTMRTLVWNADDVLDVQASLFRKGDHYPFMDMPRDQRGFMWADKVMKGSKEVGIATARGFSYYFREMLSLCTIDVDQADIGNQVEVYWGYPDGPQKAIRATVQPAPYKEDRRRLDLHGAK; this comes from the coding sequence ATGATTCCATCCGTTGCCGATATGCGTAAAACACCGCCCGGCTATTTCTCTGTGCGGTTCGGGCTGCCCGAATACACCGACTGGCTTGACGAAAGCATGTCGTGGAAGAAAACGGCCTCAATCGGCGATTGGTCTTTCTTGTGGCAACGTCGTATCGTGGGTAAAGACGCGCTGCGCTTGCTGTCCGACGTATCTGTTAACAGCCTGGCCAAGTTTGCTGTCGGGCAGGCAAAACACCTTATTCATACCAATAAAGACGGCAAAGTCATTCACGAAGGCGTTCTAAGCCGGTTGGGTGAGGAAGAGTTCATGCTGCACGGGCGGGGTGGGTTCTGGGTTGACTACAACCTGCGGCACGGTAGCTACGACGCCGAAACCATCCCCGACGACTGGTTTATTTACCAGGTAGCCGGCCCCAATTCCCTTGCCATTTTGGAAAAAGTCGCCAAAGGCAATTTGCGCGACATTAAGTTTATGCATCAGGGCCAAATTGAAATATGCGGTCATAAAATCTGGGCGCTACGACAGGGGATGTCGGGCGAAATCGGTTTCGAATTGCAAGGGCCTAAAGAATGGGGCCCTGAAATTATGGAAACCATTCAAAAAGCCGGCGAAGAATTTGGCCTGCGCCGGATTGGCGGACGGGTGTCATCCATTAACCACCTGGAGGCCTGCTTCCCCACCATTGTGGTTGACTATCTGCCAGCGATTTTCAGCGAAGACATGATCGACTACGCCAACGAGTTCCGTGCCGCCATGCCGGCCTTTGCCACCACGTTCAACGTGGCCGGCAGCTTCGACGGCAAGCATGTAAGCGACTATTACCGCAGTCCTGTAGAACTGGGGTGGTCGCGTAACATTAAGTTCGATCACGATTTCATTGGCCGCGAGGCCCTGGAAAAAGAAGTAGCCAACCCGCGCCGTACCATGCGCACCCTGGTTTGGAATGCCGATGATGTGCTCGACGTACAAGCGTCATTGTTCCGCAAAGGTGACCATTACCCGTTCATGGACATGCCACGTGATCAGCGTGGCTTCATGTGGGCCGATAAAGTCATGAAAGGCAGCAAGGAGGTGGGTATCGCCACCGCTCGCGGCTTCAGTTACTACTTCCGTGAAATGCTTTCGCTGTGCACCATCGACGTCGATCAGGCTGACATTGGCAACCAGGTTGAGGTTTACTGGGGCTATCCCGACGGCCCACAGAAGGCAATTCGTGCCACGGTACAACCCGCTCCGTACAAAGAAGATCGTCGCCGTCTCGACTTGCATGGCGCGAAATAA